A genome region from Pseudomonadota bacterium includes the following:
- the mdoH gene encoding glucans biosynthesis glucosyltransferase MdoH, with translation MSDPMALDVRETGEPAARPHNQPDPAANAHRRVVAYLRQLGHGDAAEREVLAAESVERARLRARRPDELGRRAIEEARRRHDGWLTRVFGLPKNPSPQELGRARAALLAEAGEGCGPTGASEALWSARERSYAQATPQEAPMEVPEQDLGIGSGSGRGGGPAMGPGAASATRPALRRALYFMLVGMTTLVAVGLLTSVFQKHGITPLELFLLILYTLLIVWISAAFWTAGIGFAVLLRGGDPKSIDSAERKATKPSEWDPGLRTALVMPVYNEDPMRVFAGIQAMYEGLRETGLLQNFEFFVLSDTRDPDTWVEEEVLWYQTTRDLNAHGRIFYRNREDNTAKKAGNIAEFVRRWGGRYRYMVVLDADSLMEAETVIRMVGLMEANERVALVQSPPLPIHRESLFARILQFAASLYGSMFSHGLAFWQMADGNSWGHNAIIRVSAFARHCGLPRLPGHEPLGGEVMSHDFIEAALLRRAGYELWLAPDLSGSFEELPPTFIDYAKRDRRWCQGNLQHLRLLFARGFKAMSRLHLVMGLMSYLSSPLWCLFLLITGVEAYVQAQTEPVYFFADNLFPVWPESYAVEMTTVMVVTLTMLFLPKLFGLLLAWERPALTRAYGGYTRLGIGVLLETLFSSLTAPILMLYQSKFVLAILLRRSIGWPAQQRGDHALGLRDAARAHGGQTCLGIVAGIVSFLWIPELFWWLTPVLAGLWLSIPLSMYSSRVAVGRWALERGLFLTPVENHPPAVSARVLRHIGALAPATGMGRPGTKRVLIEPAVNALHMALLPERRLGKRQRYHLRMLIYQLLEEGPESLTQGEKRWLISDPETLCLLHTLTWSEEPMDAETETPVFATA, from the coding sequence ATGAGCGATCCGATGGCCCTGGACGTCAGGGAGACCGGGGAGCCGGCGGCGCGCCCCCATAATCAGCCGGATCCTGCGGCAAACGCGCACAGACGCGTCGTGGCCTATCTTCGACAGCTCGGTCACGGAGACGCCGCGGAGCGTGAGGTGCTCGCCGCAGAGAGCGTGGAACGCGCGCGCCTACGGGCGCGCCGGCCCGATGAGCTCGGTCGCCGTGCCATCGAGGAGGCGCGCCGGCGCCACGACGGCTGGCTCACGCGCGTTTTCGGCTTGCCGAAAAACCCGAGCCCCCAAGAGCTCGGTCGGGCGCGTGCGGCGCTTCTGGCCGAGGCCGGCGAAGGGTGCGGTCCGACGGGCGCGAGCGAGGCCCTGTGGAGCGCCCGCGAGCGATCCTACGCGCAGGCGACGCCGCAGGAGGCGCCCATGGAGGTGCCGGAGCAGGACCTCGGTATCGGGTCGGGATCGGGGCGCGGGGGCGGCCCGGCGATGGGGCCCGGCGCCGCCAGCGCGACCCGGCCGGCGCTGCGGCGGGCGCTGTACTTCATGCTGGTGGGGATGACCACCCTGGTGGCGGTGGGCCTGCTCACGAGCGTGTTTCAGAAGCATGGGATAACGCCGCTCGAGCTGTTCCTGCTGATCCTCTACACGCTCTTGATCGTGTGGATCAGCGCCGCGTTCTGGACCGCAGGCATCGGTTTCGCGGTGTTGCTTCGTGGAGGCGACCCCAAGTCCATCGATTCGGCCGAGCGAAAGGCAACAAAGCCCTCCGAGTGGGACCCGGGGCTGCGAACGGCGCTCGTCATGCCCGTCTACAACGAGGACCCGATGCGCGTCTTTGCCGGGATCCAGGCCATGTACGAAGGCCTGCGCGAGACCGGGCTGTTGCAGAATTTCGAGTTCTTCGTGTTGAGCGACACGCGCGACCCCGATACCTGGGTCGAAGAGGAGGTCCTGTGGTACCAGACGACCCGCGACCTGAATGCCCACGGGCGGATCTTCTACCGCAATCGCGAGGACAACACCGCCAAGAAGGCCGGCAATATCGCGGAATTCGTCCGCCGTTGGGGCGGGCGTTATCGCTATATGGTGGTCCTGGACGCCGACAGCCTCATGGAGGCAGAGACCGTGATCAGGATGGTGGGTCTCATGGAGGCCAACGAGCGCGTGGCCCTGGTGCAGTCGCCGCCGCTCCCCATCCACCGCGAATCGCTGTTCGCCCGCATTCTCCAGTTCGCGGCCAGCCTGTACGGCTCGATGTTCAGCCACGGTCTGGCCTTTTGGCAGATGGCCGACGGTAACTCCTGGGGCCACAACGCCATCATCCGCGTTTCGGCCTTTGCCCGGCATTGCGGTCTGCCACGCCTGCCGGGGCACGAGCCGCTCGGCGGCGAGGTCATGAGCCACGACTTCATTGAGGCCGCGCTCCTCCGTCGCGCCGGCTACGAGCTGTGGCTCGCCCCGGATCTCTCTGGGAGCTTCGAGGAACTGCCTCCGACCTTCATCGACTACGCCAAGCGCGACCGGCGCTGGTGCCAGGGCAACCTCCAGCACCTGCGGCTCTTGTTCGCGCGCGGCTTCAAGGCCATGAGCCGCTTGCACCTCGTGATGGGCTTGATGTCCTACCTGTCCTCGCCCCTCTGGTGCCTGTTTCTCTTGATCACCGGGGTCGAGGCCTATGTGCAGGCGCAGACCGAGCCGGTCTATTTCTTCGCCGACAATCTGTTCCCGGTGTGGCCGGAGTCCTATGCCGTCGAGATGACCACGGTCATGGTTGTCACCCTGACGATGCTGTTTCTCCCCAAGCTGTTCGGGCTCCTGCTCGCGTGGGAGCGCCCGGCGCTGACGCGCGCCTATGGGGGCTACACCAGGCTCGGCATCGGGGTGCTGCTGGAGACGCTGTTCTCGTCCCTGACCGCCCCCATCCTCATGCTTTATCAGAGCAAGTTCGTGCTCGCGATCCTGCTGAGACGCAGCATCGGCTGGCCGGCCCAGCAACGCGGGGACCACGCACTGGGCCTTCGGGATGCGGCCCGCGCCCATGGTGGCCAGACGTGCCTCGGGATCGTGGCTGGTATCGTGTCTTTCCTATGGATCCCGGAGCTCTTCTGGTGGTTGACCCCGGTCCTGGCCGGTCTTTGGCTCTCGATACCCTTGTCGATGTATTCGAGCCGCGTGGCGGTGGGCCGCTGGGCCTTGGAGCGTGGGTTGTTCCTGACGCCGGTCGAGAACCACCCGCCGGCGGTATCGGCGCGTGTACTCCGACACATCGGCGCCCTGGCCCCCGCCACCGGGATGGGTCGTCCGGGGACCAAACGCGTGCTCATCGAGCCCGCGGTCAATGCCTTGCACATGGCGTTGCTGCCCGAGCGGCGGCTCGGCAAGCGCCAGCGCTATCACCTGCGCATGCTGATCTACCAGCTCTTGGAAGAAGGTCCCGAGAGCCTCACACAAGGTGAGAAACGCTGGCTCATCTCCGACCCCGAGACGCTGTGCCTGCTCCATACCCTGACCTGGAGCGAGGAACCGATGGATGCGGAGACGGAGACACCGGTGTTCGCCACGGCCTGA